Proteins co-encoded in one Medicago truncatula cultivar Jemalong A17 chromosome 8, MtrunA17r5.0-ANR, whole genome shotgun sequence genomic window:
- the LOC11429438 gene encoding UV-B-induced protein At3g17800, chloroplastic: MENCLTIKPHIGFFTRPISFSSSLSFRSRVPLIKASAGASSHCESSSLNTPLLPRTQVGKFLSGVLQNHRNLFHVAVQEELKLLADDRDAANSRMLLASESDEALLHRRIAEMKENQCEVAVEDIMSLLIFHKFSEIRAPLVPKLSRCLYNGRLEILPSKDWELESIHTLEVLDMIREHVTTVTGLKAKPSVTESWATTKVRQFLLGRIYVASILYGYFLKSVSLRYHLERNLNLANHDVHPGHRTNLSFKDMCPYGFEDDIFGHLSNMKPIGQGLIRQEEEIEDLKCYVMRFHPGSLQRCAKLRSKEAVNLVRSYSSALFNSEGFDSVDSDDVILTSFSSLKRLVLEAVAFGSFLWETEDYIDNVYKLKDH; this comes from the exons ATGGAAAATTGTCTTACAATCAAACCTCACATAGGATTCTTCACAAGacctatttctttttcttcttctttgagtTTTAGGAGCAGAGTACCCTTGATAAAGGCTAGTGCTGGAGCTAGTAGTCACTGTGAGTCTAGTAGTTTGAACACACCTTTGTTACCACGTACACAAGTTGGAAAGTTTCTTAGTGGTGTGTTGCAGAATCATCGTAACCTCTTTCATGTTGCTGTTCAAGAAGAGCTTAAACTATTGGCTGATGATCGAGATGCTGCAAATTCTCGTATGCTTCTTGCTTCTGAATCAGATGAAGCCTTGCTTCACAG GAGGATAgcagaaatgaaagaaaatcaatGTGAAGTTGCTGTAGAAGACATCATGTCCTTGCTGATATTTCACAAGTTTTCCGAAATTCGGGCCCCTCTAGTTCCAAAGCTTTCAAGGTGTCTTTACAATGGAAGGCTAGAAATATTGCCTTCTAAGGACTGGGAACTAGAGTCTATTCACACCTTAGAAGTTTTGGATATGATAAGGGAACATGTAACTACCGTAACCGGCTTGAAAGCAAAACCAAGTGTAACCGAAAGTTGGGCAACTACCAAAGTTAGACAGTTCTTACTCGGGCGCATATATGTCGCTTCAATATTATACGGCTACTTTCTGAAATCAGTTTCCTTAAGGTACCATCTAGAAAGAAATCTAAATTTGGCTAACCATGATGTTCATCCTGGTCATAGGACTAACCTCTCATTTAAGGATATGTGTCCTTATGGGTTCGAGGATGACATCTTTGGTCATTTGAGTAACATGAAACCGATCGGACAAGGGCTAATAAGACAGGAAGAAGAAATTGAAGACTTGAAGTGTTATGTTATGAGGTTTCACCCTGGATCATTGCAGAGGTGTGCTAAATTGAGATCTAAAGAGGCTGTGAATTTGGTTAGGAGTTATAGTTCTGCTCTTTTTAATAGTGAAGGGTTTGATTCAGTTGACAGTGATGATGTTATTTTGACTTCATTTTCTAGTCTTAAGAGACTAGTCTTGGAAGCTGTTGCTTTTGGATCTTTTCTGTGGGAAACAGAAGATTACATTGACAATGTTTATAAGCTTAAGGATCATTAA